The proteins below come from a single Halictus rubicundus isolate RS-2024b chromosome 13, iyHalRubi1_principal, whole genome shotgun sequence genomic window:
- the LOC143360595 gene encoding uncharacterized protein LOC143360595, which produces MNETTGTSRSSERGSNEQKKPSHVRRLNFGQSILTLHVVRQFQGQRDGALTIDRNVSAIPCTSKGEFVRKWIETHRDLSSVTDTNEPAILSPVLGRSSDRGKVKSPVLCNQRKRVRRKDSPFRRANCPEERHGKRRSISENDRKENVRRNLFHSESADHVVQQSHVPMSPVLDGNPYKTGKKRFISERKALHRIENKRSDTGDNFPGGRAVLMNSPILDRDSSHWKRRRLRKTILPSEEKTGSPGSFICTQKRRALVQTLENCLKQMNESECVASDHSADSPISGGSKISGNSKASRQSRVHRDSKISEDSPDPQEKRPSIEESPRDARDLKGMDIEEVLEDNDDRHTFAEASTDDDVELSVRIEDADTQDTLPGPVNVARVQIDGSSSPCPVASSSTSSQTNNADSDRTYFSNAEQSGYSVARLSQKISQISSQLTLAQADKSAESGMIASVDSSQRMRTDPVMQFNLLDSTKKRRKKPKKGSLSEKLQALINRQVSFVRIWRHQVKQAAKDNVSLPCVTVHAQKCVSSFSRQFLEGVAIEDPFNLLPPREGIRYPRRIRIMTIPEIVGRIESKSASVVQIFPPWETLDDQELTLSVTYINVVTDDQIVIREDTKEESVRRSVVQEFDCSCIRTGKINLYCRDRYDKPNVMERLFNVEI; this is translated from the exons ATGAACGAAACCACGGGAACGTCGAGGTCGAGCGAACGAGGAAGTAACGAGCAGAAGAAGCCGAGCCACGTGAGACGATTGAATTTCGGACAGTCGATTCTAACCTTACACGTGGTCAGACAGTTCCAGGGCCAGAGAGATGGCGCTCTGACGATAGATCGCAACGTGTCGGCGATACCGTGCACTTCGAAGGGTGAGTTCGTGCGGAAATGGATCGAAACTCACAGAGACTTATCTTCTGTTACCGACACGAACGAGCCCGCCATCTTGTCTCCTGTCTTGGGTCGGTCGAGCGACCGCGGGAAGGTTAAATCGCCGGTTCTTTGCAACCAGAGGAAGCGAGTCCGAAGAAAAGACAGTCCCTTTAGACGCGCGAACTGTCCCGAGGAGAGACATGGGAAACGTCGATCGATCAGCGAGAACGACAGGAAAGAGAATGTCCGGAGGAATCTGTTCCACTCGGAGTCAGCTGACCACGTGGTCCAGCAGTCCCACGTTCCCATGTCGCCGGTGCTCGACGGAAACCCGTACAAGACCGGAAAGAAACGGTTCATCAGCGAGAGAAAAGCACTGCATCGGATAGAGAACAAACGTTCGGACACCGGCGACAATTTCCCCGGCGGCAGAGCCGTTTTAATGAACTCCCCCATTTTAGATAGAGATTCTTCCCACTGGAAACGGAGGAGACTCCGTAAAACGATTCTACCTAGCGAGGAGAAAACCGGAAGTCCTGGGAGCTTCATCTGCACTCAGAAGCGTCGCGCGTTGGTGCAGACGCTGGAGAATTGTCTGAAACAGATGAACGAGAGTGAATGCGTCGCCAGCGACCACTCGGCAGACTCGCCGATCTCTGGGGGCTCGAAAATTTCCGGAAACTCGAAGGCTTCCAGGCAGTCGAGGGTTCATAGAGATTCGAAGATCTCGGAGGACTCGCCTGATCCACAGGAGAAGAGGCCGAGCATCGAGGAGAGTCCTAGAGACGCGCGAGACTTGAAGGGAATGGATATAGAGGAAGTTCTAGAGGACAATGATGATAGACATACTTTTGCGGAAGCTAGTACCGATGATGACGTCGAGCTTAGCGTTCGGATAGAGGACGCGGATACCCAAGATACGCTTCCGGGCCCCGTTAATGTCGCTAGGGTACAGATAGATGGATCCTCGTCTCCGTGTCCTGTCGCTTCCAGTTCCACGAGCTCGCAGACGAACAATGCGGACAGCGATAGGACATATTTTTCCAACGCTGAGCAAAGTGGGTACTCGGTCGCGCGTCTCTCGCAGAAAATATCACAGATCTCGTCGCAGCTCACGCTTGCACAGGCGGACAAGTCCGCGGAGTCCGGGATGATAGCTAGCGTGGATAGTTCGCAGCGGATGCGAACAGATCCGGTCATGCAGTTCAATCTGTTGGACTCGACGAAGAAAAGGAGGAAGAAACCAAAAAA GGGCAGTTTGTCGGAGAAACTGCAGGCGTTGATCAACAGGCAAGTGAGTTTCGTGAGGATATGGAGGCATCAGGTCAAGCAGGCGGCGAAGGACAACGTGTCCTTGCCGTGCGTTACCGTCCACGCGCAGAAATGCGTTAGCAGCTTTAGCAGACAGTTCCTGGAAGGCGTCGCGATCGAGGATCCTTTCAATCTTCTACCCCCGCGGGAAGGAATTCGTTACCCTAGGCGTATAAGAATCATGACGATACCCGAGATCGTCGGCAGAATCGAATCGAAATCCGCGAGCGTAGTACAAATTTTCCCACCGTGGGAAACGTTAGACGATCAGGAATTAACGTTGAGCGTGACGTATATTAACGTTGTGACCGACGATCAGATAGTCATTCGCGAGGACACGAAGGAGGAATCTGTCCGACGGTCGGTCGTTCAGGAGTTCGATTGCTCGTGCATTCGCACGGGTAAGATAAATTTGTATTGTAGAGATCGTTATGACAAGCCGAATGTTATGGAGAGATTGTTTAACGTCGAGATATAG
- the LOC143360744 gene encoding organic cation transporter 1 isoform X2, whose protein sequence is MSSIDFDEVLVHVGEKGKYQNIMYYLLCIPATLPAAFLAFSQVFVSASPDHWCRVPELDNMTELLTLEERKALSLPYEARTDGKLKYSKCSMYDVNYTAIIETWLGRGSLENATVGTEYRSRSRLPSPPVGNPKWPVSTCRHGWIYDTRDYDSTLVTELDLVCDNSWWPSTSTTFFYVGSLFGNVVFGWIADKWGRRTAFFAILFLEVIFSIATSFSPNYVIYTAMRTINGLFFPAIYQIPFILALEMMGPRYRTFAGMVICMFFASAMSLLALLGYLLRHWFALSLATSVPFVLLFSYYWIIPESPRWLLSKNRIDEAEVIVQRMAKINGKTVPSNFLRKMELEILRRQGISCNGTNSGENETVQAEDRSPPPAATPMDLVRNPNIRKKFFILAFDWVANAVVYNGLSYNATNLGVSDYLAFFIGGLVEIPSYVITWYAMDRLGRRWVLCLTMLLGGVACVSCMFVPEDAVWVTVCLAMIGKFGIAASFAVFYVFVGELLPTVLRSQAMGIASFIAGIGLLAFPYIVHLAVYSRVLPLIIMGTLSVAGALTSIFLPETLNIHLPQTIEEGELFGADFKLWSCPTLPRKRKNHESKRESMPLRCSANGRPGSRSSASKSPDEEEEQEAASSCFDYAQSEQPEEDPAWRVTEVAKELAELEEDRQNTTVAVIERKRTQ, encoded by the exons ATGAGCTCGATCGACTTCGACGAGGTGTTGGTGCACGTGGGCGAGAAGGGCAAATACCAAAACATCATGTACTACCTTCTTTGCATACCCGCCACTCTACCCGCCGCCTTCCTCGCGTTCTCGCAA GTGTTCGTGAGCGCATCCCCAGATCATTGGTGCAGGGTGCCCGAGCTGGACAACATGACGGAGTTGTTGACCCTTGAAGAAAGGAAGGCGTTGTCGTTGCCTTACGAGGCCAGGACCGACGGCAAGCTGAAGTACTCTAAGTGCAGCATGTACGATGTTAACTACACGGCCATCATCGAGACGTGGCTGGGTCGGGGCAGCCTCGAGAACGCGACCGTCGGGACCGAGTACCGGTCGAGGTCGCGGCTACCCTCGCCGCCGGTCGGCAACCCTAAATGGCCGGTCAGCACGTGCCGACACGGATGGATCTACGACACCCGAGATTATGACAGCACGCTCGTCACCGAG CTAGACTTGGTATGCGACAACAGCTGGTGGCCTTCCACCTCTACGACTTTCTTCTACGTCGGCAGCCTCTTCGGGAACGTGGTGTTCGGCTGGATCGCCGACAAATGGGGCCGAAGGACCGCGTTCTTCGCGATACTCTTCCTCGAGGTGATATTCTCGATCGCCACCAGCTTCAGCCCGAACTACGTCATCTACACCGCGATGAGGACCATCAACGGCCTCTTCTTTCCCGCTATCTACCAGATACCCTTCATACTAG CGTTGGAGATGATGGGCCCCAGGTACCGAACGTTCGCCGGTATGGTGATCTGCATGTTCTTCGCGTCAGCGATGTCCCTGCTAGCCTTACTG GGTTACTTGCTGAGACACTGGTTCGCCCTGTCGCTGGCGACCTCGGTCCCATTCGTTCTTCTCTTCAGCTACTACTGGATCATCCCGGAGTCGCCCCGGTGGTTGCTCAGCAAGAACAGGATCGACGAGGCGGAGGTGATCGTGCAGCGTATGGCGAAGATCAACGGGAAGACGGTGCCCAGCAATTTCCTCAGGAAAATGGAG CTGGAGATTCTCAGGAGACAGGGTATCTCGTGCAACGGCACGAATTCCGGTGAGAACGAGACTGTACAGGCGGAGGACAGGTCCCCGCCGCCAGCAGCGACGCCGATGGACCTTGTCCGGAACCCGAACATCCGGAAGAAGTTCTTCATCCTGGCGTTCGACTGGGTGGCGAACGCGGTCGTCTACAATGGGCTGTCGTACAACGCCACGAACCTCGGCGTCTCCGATTACCTGGCCTTCTTCATTG GTGGCCTCGTGGAGATACCCTCGTACGTGATCACCTGGTACGCGATGGACAGACTCGGCAGAAGGTGGGTCCTGTGTCTGACCATGCTCCTGGGAGGCGTGGCCTGCGTCTCCTGCATGTTCGTCCCCGAAG ACGCCGTCTGGGTGACCGTGTGCCTGGCGATGATAGGTAAATTCGGTATCGCCGCCTCGTTCGCTGTGTTCTACGTGTTCGTTGGTGAACTGTTGCCAACGGTGCTGAGGTCCCAGGCGATGGGCATCGCCTCGTTCATCGCGGGCATCGGTTTGCTCGCGTTCCCGTACATCGTCCACCTGGCGGTCTACTCCAGGGTGCTGCCTCTCATCATCATGGGCACCCTAAGCGTCGCCGGTGCTCTCACATCCATCTTCCTTCCGGAGACTCTCAACATCCATCTGCCACAGACCATCGAGGAGGGAGAGCTCTTCGGCGCCGATTTCAAGCTCTGGTCCTGCCCCACGCTGCCAAG AAAGAGGAAGAACCACGAGAGCAAGCGGGAATCAATGCCACTGAGATGTTCAGCGAACGGCCGACCGGGTAGCCGTTCTTCAGCGTCCAAGTCGccggacgaggaggaggagcagGAAGCGGCGAGTTCCTGTTTCGACTATGCTCAAAGCGAGCAACCCGAAGAGGATCCTGCTTGGAGGGTAACCGAGGTCGCGAAGGAACTCGCGGAACTCGAAGAGGATCGTCAGAACACGACGGTGGCGGTCATCGAGCGTAAAAGAACGCAATGA
- the LOC143360744 gene encoding organic cation transporter 1 isoform X1, which yields MSSIDFDEVLVHVGEKGKYQNIMYYLLCIPATLPAAFLAFSQVFVSASPDHWCRVPELDNMTELLTLEERKALSLPYEARTDGKLKYSKCSMYDVNYTAIIETWLGRGSLENATVGTEYRSRSRLPSPPVGNPKWPVSTCRHGWIYDTRDYDSTLVTELDLVCDNSWWPSTSTTFFYVGSLFGNVVFGWIADKWGRRTAFFAILFLEVIFSIATSFSPNYVIYTAMRTINGLFFPAIYQIPFILALEMMGPRYRTFAGMVICMFFASAMSLLALLGYLLRHWFALSLATSVPFVLLFSYYWIIPESPRWLLSKNRIDEAEVIVQRMAKINGKTVPSNFLRKMELEILRRQGISCNGTNSGENETVQAEDRSPPPAATPMDLVRNPNIRKKFFILAFDWVANAVVYNGLSYNATNLGVSDYLAFFIGGLVEIPSYVITWYAMDRLGRRWVLCLTMLLGGVACVSCMFVPEADAVWVTVCLAMIGKFGIAASFAVFYVFVGELLPTVLRSQAMGIASFIAGIGLLAFPYIVHLAVYSRVLPLIIMGTLSVAGALTSIFLPETLNIHLPQTIEEGELFGADFKLWSCPTLPRKRKNHESKRESMPLRCSANGRPGSRSSASKSPDEEEEQEAASSCFDYAQSEQPEEDPAWRVTEVAKELAELEEDRQNTTVAVIERKRTQ from the exons ATGAGCTCGATCGACTTCGACGAGGTGTTGGTGCACGTGGGCGAGAAGGGCAAATACCAAAACATCATGTACTACCTTCTTTGCATACCCGCCACTCTACCCGCCGCCTTCCTCGCGTTCTCGCAA GTGTTCGTGAGCGCATCCCCAGATCATTGGTGCAGGGTGCCCGAGCTGGACAACATGACGGAGTTGTTGACCCTTGAAGAAAGGAAGGCGTTGTCGTTGCCTTACGAGGCCAGGACCGACGGCAAGCTGAAGTACTCTAAGTGCAGCATGTACGATGTTAACTACACGGCCATCATCGAGACGTGGCTGGGTCGGGGCAGCCTCGAGAACGCGACCGTCGGGACCGAGTACCGGTCGAGGTCGCGGCTACCCTCGCCGCCGGTCGGCAACCCTAAATGGCCGGTCAGCACGTGCCGACACGGATGGATCTACGACACCCGAGATTATGACAGCACGCTCGTCACCGAG CTAGACTTGGTATGCGACAACAGCTGGTGGCCTTCCACCTCTACGACTTTCTTCTACGTCGGCAGCCTCTTCGGGAACGTGGTGTTCGGCTGGATCGCCGACAAATGGGGCCGAAGGACCGCGTTCTTCGCGATACTCTTCCTCGAGGTGATATTCTCGATCGCCACCAGCTTCAGCCCGAACTACGTCATCTACACCGCGATGAGGACCATCAACGGCCTCTTCTTTCCCGCTATCTACCAGATACCCTTCATACTAG CGTTGGAGATGATGGGCCCCAGGTACCGAACGTTCGCCGGTATGGTGATCTGCATGTTCTTCGCGTCAGCGATGTCCCTGCTAGCCTTACTG GGTTACTTGCTGAGACACTGGTTCGCCCTGTCGCTGGCGACCTCGGTCCCATTCGTTCTTCTCTTCAGCTACTACTGGATCATCCCGGAGTCGCCCCGGTGGTTGCTCAGCAAGAACAGGATCGACGAGGCGGAGGTGATCGTGCAGCGTATGGCGAAGATCAACGGGAAGACGGTGCCCAGCAATTTCCTCAGGAAAATGGAG CTGGAGATTCTCAGGAGACAGGGTATCTCGTGCAACGGCACGAATTCCGGTGAGAACGAGACTGTACAGGCGGAGGACAGGTCCCCGCCGCCAGCAGCGACGCCGATGGACCTTGTCCGGAACCCGAACATCCGGAAGAAGTTCTTCATCCTGGCGTTCGACTGGGTGGCGAACGCGGTCGTCTACAATGGGCTGTCGTACAACGCCACGAACCTCGGCGTCTCCGATTACCTGGCCTTCTTCATTG GTGGCCTCGTGGAGATACCCTCGTACGTGATCACCTGGTACGCGATGGACAGACTCGGCAGAAGGTGGGTCCTGTGTCTGACCATGCTCCTGGGAGGCGTGGCCTGCGTCTCCTGCATGTTCGTCCCCGAAG CAGACGCCGTCTGGGTGACCGTGTGCCTGGCGATGATAGGTAAATTCGGTATCGCCGCCTCGTTCGCTGTGTTCTACGTGTTCGTTGGTGAACTGTTGCCAACGGTGCTGAGGTCCCAGGCGATGGGCATCGCCTCGTTCATCGCGGGCATCGGTTTGCTCGCGTTCCCGTACATCGTCCACCTGGCGGTCTACTCCAGGGTGCTGCCTCTCATCATCATGGGCACCCTAAGCGTCGCCGGTGCTCTCACATCCATCTTCCTTCCGGAGACTCTCAACATCCATCTGCCACAGACCATCGAGGAGGGAGAGCTCTTCGGCGCCGATTTCAAGCTCTGGTCCTGCCCCACGCTGCCAAG AAAGAGGAAGAACCACGAGAGCAAGCGGGAATCAATGCCACTGAGATGTTCAGCGAACGGCCGACCGGGTAGCCGTTCTTCAGCGTCCAAGTCGccggacgaggaggaggagcagGAAGCGGCGAGTTCCTGTTTCGACTATGCTCAAAGCGAGCAACCCGAAGAGGATCCTGCTTGGAGGGTAACCGAGGTCGCGAAGGAACTCGCGGAACTCGAAGAGGATCGTCAGAACACGACGGTGGCGGTCATCGAGCGTAAAAGAACGCAATGA
- the LOC143360745 gene encoding tubulin beta chain-like, which produces MREIVHIQVGQCGNQIGAKFWEVISDEHDIDPTGSYHGDCDLQLERINVYYSEASAGKYVPRSILVDLEPGTMDAVRSGPFGQIFRPDNFVFGQSGAGNNWAKGHYTEGAELVDSVLDVVRKEAESCDCLQGFQLTHSLGGGTGSGMGTLLISKIREDYPDRIMATFSVVPSPKVSDTVVEPYNATLSVHQLVENTDQAYCIDNEALYDICFRTLKLSTPSYSDLNHLVSATMSGVTTCLRFPGQLNADLRKLAVNMVPFPRLHFFMPGFAPLTARGSQQYRALTVPELTQQMFDSRNMMAACDPKHGRFLTVAAVFRGRMSMKEVDEQMLNIQNKNSSYFVEWIPNNVKTAVCDIPPRGLKMSATFIGNSTAIQELFKRISEQFTAMFRRKAFLHWYTGEGMDEMEFTEAESNMNDLVSEYQQYQDATVEDEGEYDEVEDAEEK; this is translated from the exons ATGCGGGAGATCGTGCACATACAGGTCGGACAATGCGGCAACCAGATCGGTGCCAAG TTCTGGGAGGTGATCTCCGACGAGCACGACATCGACCCGACTGGATCGTACCACGGGGACTGTGATCTACAGCTGGAGAGGATCAACGTGTACTACAGCGAGGCGTCGGCCGGGAAGTATGTTCCCCGATCGATCCTGGTCGACTTGGAGCCGGGCACGATGGACGCAGTTCGCTCGGGCCCGTTCGGTCAGATCTTCAGGCCCGACAACTTCGTGTTCGGCCAGTCCGGGGCAGGGAACAACTGGGCGAAAGGACACTACACCGAGGGAGCAGAGCTGGTGGACTCGGTGTTGGACGTGGTGAGGAAGGAGGCTGAGAGCTGCGACTGTCTTCAAGGTTTCCAGCTGACCCACTCGCTGGGCGGCGGTACCGGGTCAGGGATGGGCACGTTGCTGATCTCGAAGATCCGAGAAGACTATCCGGACAGGATCATGGCGACGTTCTCGGTGGTGCCGTCGCCGAAGGTGTCCGACACCGTTGTCGAACCGTACAACGCCACTTTGTCGGTTCACCAGCTGGTGGAGAACACGGACCAGGCGTACTGCATCGACAACGAGGCCCTCTACGACATCTGCTTCCGCACCCTGAAGCTGTCGACGCCGTCCTACAGCGACCTGAACCATCTAGTATCCGCCACGATGTCCGGAGTGACCACCTGTCTCAGATTCCCCGGTCAACTGAACGCGGACCTGAGGAAGCTGGCGGTGAACATGGTCCCGTTCCCGCGTCTCCACTTCTTCATGCCCGGGTTCGCTCCTCTGACCGCGCGAGGAAGCCAACAGTACAGAGCCCTGACGGTGCCGGAGCTGACGCAGCAGATGTTCGACTCGAGGAACATGATGGCCGCCTGCGACCCCAAGCACGGAAGGTTCCTGACCGTGGCGGCCGTCTTCAGGGGCAGGATGTCGATGAAGGAGGTCGACGAGCAGATGCTCAACATACAGAACAAGAACAGCTCGTATTTCGTCGAATGGATACCAAATAATGTGAAGACGGCCGTATGCGACATCCCGCCGAGAGGACTCAAGATGTCCGCCACGTTCATCGGTAACTCGACGGCCATTCAGGAGCTGTTCAAGAGGATCTCCGAACAGTTCACCGCCATGTTCAGGAGGAAGGCGTTCCTCCATTGGTACACCGGCGAGGGGATGGACGAGATGGAGTTCACCGAGGCCGAGTCGAACATGAACGATCTGGTGTCCGAGTATCAGCAGTATCAGGACGCTACCGTCGAGGACGAGGGAGAGTACGACGAGGTGGAAGATGCTGAGGAGAAGTAG